Proteins encoded together in one Roseibacterium elongatum DSM 19469 window:
- the truB gene encoding tRNA pseudouridine(55) synthase TruB has product MARKRKGRDISGWVLVDKPAGVTSTAVVGKVRWAFEAKKAGHAGTLDPDATGMLPIALGEATKTIPYLGDALKAYDFLVRWGRATTTDDAEGEVIETSQARPTEAEIHAALPAFVGDIRQVPPQFSAVKVDGARAYDLAREGEVMELESRDLYVDELSLTACPDRDHARFHFVCGSGGYVRSIARDLGSALGCLGHVVTLRRTWVGPFDIEEAVALSRIEELARTPEIDALLAPVATALDYMPELRATELGAHRLRHGNPGQVLPGAVEYGDLAWASFDGQPVAVGRFRAGELHPERVFNL; this is encoded by the coding sequence ATGGCACGCAAGCGCAAGGGACGCGACATTTCCGGCTGGGTTCTGGTGGACAAGCCCGCTGGCGTGACCTCGACCGCGGTCGTGGGCAAGGTCCGGTGGGCGTTCGAGGCCAAGAAGGCCGGGCATGCCGGCACGCTGGATCCCGATGCGACGGGGATGTTGCCCATTGCCCTCGGCGAGGCGACCAAGACCATCCCCTATCTCGGCGACGCGCTGAAAGCCTATGATTTCCTCGTGCGGTGGGGGCGCGCGACGACGACCGACGACGCCGAGGGAGAGGTCATCGAAACCTCTCAGGCCCGCCCGACCGAGGCCGAGATCCACGCGGCGCTGCCCGCCTTCGTTGGCGATATCCGGCAGGTCCCACCGCAGTTCTCGGCGGTCAAGGTTGATGGCGCTCGGGCCTACGACCTTGCCCGCGAGGGCGAGGTCATGGAGCTGGAGTCGCGCGATCTCTATGTCGATGAGCTGAGCCTGACCGCGTGCCCCGACCGCGACCATGCGCGCTTTCATTTCGTGTGCGGCTCGGGCGGCTATGTGCGGTCGATCGCGCGCGATCTTGGGAGCGCCTTGGGCTGCCTCGGACATGTGGTGACCCTGCGCCGCACATGGGTCGGCCCCTTCGATATCGAGGAGGCCGTCGCGCTGTCGCGGATCGAAGAGCTTGCGCGTACGCCCGAGATCGACGCCCTTCTCGCGCCGGTGGCCACCGCACTGGACTACATGCCGGAATTGCGGGCGACCGAGTTGGGGGCGCATCGGTTGAGACACGGCAATCCCGGCCAGGTCTTGCCCGGTGCGGTCGAGTATGGCGATCTGGCCTGGGCCTCGTTCGATGGCCAGCCTGTTGCCGTCGGACGTTTCCGCGCCGGGGAATTGCACCCCGAGCGTGTCTTCAACCTGTAG
- a CDS encoding phosphodiester glycosidase family protein — MIREVMLSALLAATPAAGQTCERVQFDGAPFTACDVDLSDAELRLFLRDDEGAILGTFSRVQDTLGAGERLGVAMNAGMFHENRAPVGLYIEDGEQEMRIITSDGPGNFGLLPNGVLCLGERAAAVIESRAFADDPPDCRHATQSGPMLVIDGALHPRFLRDSDSLNIRNGVGVSADGDRLFMVISDEPVNFHHFGRFFRDHLGTPNALYLDGRVSRLHAPGIGRSDIGFPVGPILGVVVDADTGSE; from the coding sequence ATGATCCGCGAGGTCATGCTGTCGGCCTTGCTTGCCGCGACCCCGGCCGCAGGCCAGACATGCGAGCGCGTCCAGTTTGACGGGGCGCCCTTTACCGCCTGTGATGTCGATCTGTCCGATGCCGAACTGCGCCTGTTCCTCAGGGACGATGAGGGCGCCATTCTGGGCACGTTTTCGCGGGTTCAGGACACGCTCGGCGCGGGGGAACGCCTCGGCGTGGCGATGAATGCCGGTATGTTCCACGAAAACCGCGCGCCCGTGGGCCTTTATATCGAGGATGGCGAGCAGGAGATGCGGATCATCACATCGGATGGTCCGGGCAATTTCGGGTTGCTGCCCAATGGCGTGTTGTGTCTGGGCGAGAGGGCGGCCGCCGTGATCGAAAGCCGCGCCTTCGCGGACGATCCCCCCGACTGTCGGCATGCCACCCAATCGGGCCCGATGCTGGTGATCGACGGGGCGCTGCACCCTCGCTTCCTGCGTGACAGCGACAGCCTGAATATCCGCAACGGCGTCGGTGTCAGCGCGGATGGGGACCGCCTCTTCATGGTGATCTCGGACGAGCCGGTGAACTTCCACCATTTCGGGCGGTTCTTTCGCGATCATCTCGGAACGCCGAATGCGCTGTATCTCGATGGGCGCGTCTCGCGCCTGCATGCCCCGGGTATCGGCCGGTCGGATATCGGCTTTCCGGTCGGGCCGATCCTGGGGGTCGTGGTTGACGCGGACACAGGCTCAGAGTAG
- the rbfA gene encoding 30S ribosome-binding factor RbfA — translation MGKNRHHEGSGPSQRQLRVGELIRRTLSDVLMRGDVHDPELNRMSITVGEVRTSPDLKIATVYVMPLGGAGRAEAIDALKRNRGELRRQLMRDMTLKYAPDLRFLIDETFDQMDETRRLFSDETVRRDVEARHAEDETGEGGA, via the coding sequence ATGGGCAAGAACAGGCATCACGAGGGCAGCGGCCCGTCGCAACGGCAACTCAGGGTCGGGGAACTGATCCGGCGGACGCTGTCCGACGTGCTGATGCGCGGCGACGTACACGACCCCGAGCTGAACCGCATGTCGATCACGGTGGGCGAGGTGCGCACATCCCCCGATCTCAAGATCGCGACGGTGTATGTCATGCCGCTGGGCGGTGCAGGCCGCGCCGAGGCGATCGACGCGCTCAAGCGCAATCGCGGCGAGTTGCGCCGTCAGTTGATGCGCGACATGACGTTGAAATACGCCCCCGATCTGCGGTTCCTCATCGACGAAACCTTCGACCAGATGGACGAGACGCGCAGACTGTTTTCCGATGAGACGGTGCGCCGCGACGTCGAGGCCCGGCATGCGGAGGACGAAACGGGGGAGGGGGGCGCATGA
- the dapB gene encoding 4-hydroxy-tetrahydrodipicolinate reductase yields MGEKLKIAVMGASGRMGRMLIDTILDSDKADLIGVTERPGHDWIGHDLGEALGRPPMGVPVYGDPLDLIVKAQAIIDFTTPEATLAHAALTAQARCIHVIGTTGFSDQDIAALDAAARHATIIRAGNMSLGVNLLTRLAQQVAAALDEDFDIEIVEAHHKHKVDAPSGTALMLGEAAAAGRGIELASHSDRGRDGITGARTDGHIGFSAIRGGDIVGEHDVIFAGAGERIVLRHVASDRAIFARGALKAALWGQGKGPGHFSMASVLGLA; encoded by the coding sequence ATGGGCGAAAAACTGAAGATAGCTGTGATGGGCGCGTCGGGCCGCATGGGCCGCATGCTGATCGATACGATCCTCGACAGCGACAAGGCCGACCTGATCGGCGTCACCGAACGGCCCGGACACGACTGGATCGGTCATGACCTTGGCGAGGCGCTTGGCCGTCCGCCCATGGGCGTGCCGGTTTACGGTGATCCGCTGGATCTGATCGTGAAGGCCCAGGCGATCATCGATTTCACCACGCCCGAGGCGACGCTGGCCCATGCCGCGCTGACCGCGCAGGCGCGGTGCATCCATGTCATCGGGACGACCGGCTTCAGCGATCAGGATATCGCCGCGCTGGACGCCGCCGCGCGCCATGCCACGATCATTCGCGCCGGGAACATGAGCCTTGGGGTCAACCTGCTGACGCGTCTGGCGCAACAGGTCGCCGCCGCCCTGGACGAGGATTTCGATATCGAGATCGTCGAGGCGCATCACAAGCACAAGGTCGACGCCCCCTCGGGCACCGCGCTGATGCTGGGCGAGGCCGCCGCCGCAGGCCGGGGCATCGAGCTTGCGTCGCATTCGGACCGGGGCCGCGACGGCATCACCGGGGCGCGAACCGACGGGCATATCGGGTTCTCGGCCATCCGGGGCGGCGACATCGTCGGGGAACATGACGTGATTTTCGCGGGGGCGGGGGAACGGATCGTCCTGCGGCATGTGGCCAGCGACAGGGCGATTTTCGCGCGCGGCGCGCTCAAGGCGGCCCTGTGGGGACAAGGCAAGGGTCCGGGCCATTTCTCGATGGCGAGTGTTCTGGGCCTGGCTTGA
- a CDS encoding DUF1674 domain-containing protein, translating to MVDAPSDHDKQPDLPPAAQRALAEAEARRKKAKALDLPTELGGRDGPEPVRYGDWEKKGLAIDF from the coding sequence ATGGTGGACGCCCCCTCTGATCACGACAAACAACCCGACCTGCCGCCGGCCGCGCAACGCGCGCTGGCCGAGGCCGAGGCACGGCGCAAGAAGGCCAAGGCGCTGGACCTGCCCACCGAACTGGGCGGCCGCGATGGCCCCGAGCCCGTGCGCTACGGCGATTGGGAGAAGAAGGGCCTGGCCATCGACTTCTGA
- a CDS encoding RsmB/NOP family class I SAM-dependent RNA methyltransferase produces MARQAALSILDQVLRRKRMLAHLPQDPGLTPPEAARATRLSLMVLRHLEPLDAVIARFVERKPQPAVNALLRLGTAELLIAGEEPHGVVNAMVALARTGRRTERGAGLVNAVLRRVSEGGDALWQGHTPQRLPGWIGGPIKKRWGTEVLRAIEAAHERGAAIDITGKAPDVDIPNAKRLPTGSLRLNATGQVSALPGFSAGAWWVQDAAAALPARLLGDVAGQTVLDMCAAPGGKTLQLAAAGAQVTALDLSDTRLDRLRQNLVRTGLSAEIVVSDALDHHGGPYEAILLDAPCTASGTLRRHPDLPFVKSWTEVEPLTRLQMRLLDHALRLLAPGGKLVYCTCSLLPVEGEHQVGAALKRHDDLSIVPLDPQTLGGAPDWASPEGGLRLRPDLWPEHGGLDGFYMACLTRDASTA; encoded by the coding sequence GTGGCGCGGCAGGCCGCCCTGTCGATCCTCGATCAGGTGCTGCGCCGGAAGCGGATGCTGGCACACCTGCCGCAAGACCCCGGCCTGACCCCACCCGAAGCGGCCCGCGCCACGCGGCTGAGCCTGATGGTCCTGCGCCACCTGGAGCCTTTGGACGCGGTCATCGCCCGGTTCGTCGAGCGCAAACCGCAGCCGGCCGTGAACGCCTTGTTGCGCCTCGGAACCGCCGAATTGCTGATCGCCGGCGAAGAACCCCATGGCGTCGTCAACGCGATGGTCGCCCTGGCGCGCACAGGCCGCCGGACGGAACGGGGCGCCGGCCTGGTCAACGCGGTGCTGCGGCGCGTGTCCGAAGGGGGCGATGCGCTGTGGCAGGGCCATACCCCGCAACGGCTGCCGGGCTGGATCGGCGGGCCGATCAAGAAACGCTGGGGCACGGAGGTTTTGCGCGCCATCGAGGCCGCCCATGAACGCGGCGCCGCGATCGACATCACCGGCAAGGCCCCGGATGTCGACATCCCCAATGCCAAGCGCTTGCCCACCGGCAGCTTGCGGCTGAACGCGACGGGGCAGGTCAGCGCCCTGCCCGGTTTTTCCGCCGGCGCCTGGTGGGTCCAGGATGCCGCCGCCGCCCTGCCCGCGCGCCTGTTGGGCGATGTGGCGGGGCAGACGGTACTGGACATGTGCGCCGCGCCCGGCGGCAAGACATTGCAACTGGCGGCGGCAGGCGCGCAGGTCACCGCGCTGGATCTGTCGGACACCCGACTTGACCGCCTGCGGCAGAACCTCGTGCGCACCGGGCTGTCGGCCGAGATCGTCGTTTCGGATGCCTTGGACCATCACGGCGGCCCCTACGAGGCGATCCTGCTCGATGCCCCCTGTACGGCCAGCGGCACCTTGCGACGCCATCCCGACCTGCCCTTTGTCAAAAGCTGGACCGAGGTCGAACCGCTGACGCGGTTGCAGATGCGCCTGCTCGACCATGCGCTGAGGCTGCTCGCGCCGGGTGGCAAGCTTGTCTATTGCACCTGTTCTCTCTTGCCGGTCGAAGGCGAGCATCAGGTGGGCGCGGCCCTCAAACGGCACGACGATCTGTCGATCGTTCCGCTAGACCCCCAGACACTCGGCGGCGCGCCGGATTGGGCCAGCCCCGAGGGCGGGCTGCGCCTGCGCCCCGATCTCTGGCCCGAGCACGGGGGCCTTGACGGGTTCTACATGGCTTGCCTCACACGGGATGCGTCGACGGCGTGA
- a CDS encoding heparinase II/III family protein produces the protein MSDSHLTDPTPAAAPRPRPSTSGRVANRLAAVQAGFDRRVRGFLWRPEPRFPGSAARGRQFMAGNYRLGGALIEAHGQSPWDITAPNDSFEEGLHGFDWLDDLAAIDDGEGRKTAQAWLSGWVRRYGRGAGLGWTPDLTGRRQIRWISHALFLLNGMESAESRRFMASLGRQAGFLSRRWRRASPGLPRFEALTGLIYSACTLMGMESDLDPALKALAQECAQEIDASGGIVTRNPEELLEVFVLLTWVMQILSDTGKEPDPAVNTAIARIAPTLRSLRHVDGGLVRAHGGGRGAPGRLVSALVQSRVRPAQVKGLAMGFARLATDNVSIIVDAALPMQGLRSANAHASTLAMELTSGSEPLIVSCGSGARLGPEWRRAGRATLSHSTLCLEGYSSSRLAPKASRNAPEKQPFADGPSDVAVQESDMKSAQGVAMSHDGWRKSHGLIHLRSLTLEDNGSLLRGEDALAAMTSADRQRLDRVYARLPHGLGVKYTVRFHLHPDVDAKVDMGGAAVSLTLASGETWVFRHTGSAELGLQPSVYLDSGRLRPRATKQIVLTARMKGYGNVIGWSLARPTAFLPAPVGFARATPD, from the coding sequence ATGTCCGACAGTCACCTGACAGATCCGACGCCCGCGGCGGCGCCGCGGCCCCGCCCGAGCACCAGCGGGCGTGTCGCCAACCGGCTGGCCGCCGTGCAGGCGGGCTTCGACCGGCGCGTGCGCGGCTTTCTCTGGCGGCCCGAGCCGCGGTTTCCGGGCTCGGCGGCGCGCGGACGGCAGTTCATGGCCGGGAACTATCGCCTTGGCGGCGCGCTGATCGAGGCCCACGGCCAAAGCCCATGGGACATCACCGCGCCCAATGACAGTTTCGAAGAGGGGTTGCACGGGTTCGATTGGCTCGACGATCTGGCGGCCATCGACGACGGTGAAGGGCGGAAAACCGCTCAGGCGTGGCTTTCGGGTTGGGTCCGCCGCTATGGGCGCGGCGCCGGTCTGGGCTGGACCCCCGATCTGACCGGGCGGCGACAGATCCGCTGGATCAGCCACGCCCTGTTCCTGCTGAACGGGATGGAATCCGCCGAGAGCCGCCGCTTCATGGCGTCGCTCGGACGGCAGGCGGGGTTCCTGTCGCGCCGTTGGCGCAGGGCCTCTCCCGGTCTGCCGCGGTTCGAGGCGCTGACCGGCCTGATCTATTCGGCCTGTACCCTGATGGGGATGGAATCCGACCTCGACCCCGCGCTAAAGGCGCTGGCACAGGAATGCGCGCAGGAGATCGACGCCTCGGGCGGGATCGTGACGCGCAACCCCGAGGAACTGCTCGAGGTGTTCGTGCTGCTGACATGGGTCATGCAGATCCTGTCGGACACCGGCAAGGAACCCGACCCGGCCGTGAACACCGCCATCGCCCGGATCGCGCCCACGCTGCGCAGCCTGCGCCATGTCGATGGTGGGCTGGTGCGTGCCCATGGCGGGGGGCGCGGCGCGCCCGGCCGGCTGGTCAGCGCCCTGGTGCAAAGCCGCGTGCGCCCCGCGCAGGTCAAGGGGTTGGCGATGGGATTTGCCCGGCTGGCCACCGACAATGTGTCGATCATCGTCGATGCCGCCTTGCCGATGCAGGGCCTCCGCAGTGCCAACGCCCATGCCAGCACCCTGGCCATGGAACTGACCAGCGGCTCCGAGCCCCTGATCGTCAGCTGCGGATCGGGCGCGCGCCTTGGCCCCGAGTGGCGGCGCGCGGGGCGGGCCACGCTCAGCCACTCGACCCTGTGCCTCGAGGGGTATTCCTCGTCCCGGCTGGCCCCGAAGGCCTCGCGCAATGCCCCCGAGAAACAGCCCTTCGCCGATGGCCCCAGCGATGTCGCGGTGCAGGAAAGCGACATGAAAAGCGCCCAGGGCGTTGCCATGTCGCATGACGGGTGGCGCAAGAGCCATGGCCTGATCCATCTGCGCAGCCTCACGCTCGAAGACAACGGATCGCTCTTGCGGGGCGAAGATGCACTGGCCGCCATGACCAGCGCCGATCGCCAGCGCCTTGATCGGGTCTATGCGCGCCTGCCGCATGGCTTGGGCGTCAAGTACACCGTGCGGTTCCACCTGCACCCCGATGTCGACGCCAAGGTCGACATGGGCGGCGCGGCGGTGTCGCTGACGCTGGCCTCGGGCGAAACCTGGGTCTTTCGACACACCGGGTCGGCGGAACTGGGCCTTCAGCCGTCCGTCTATCTCGATAGCGGGCGGCTGCGGCCGCGCGCGACAAAACAGATCGTTCTCACCGCGCGCATGAAGGGCTATGGCAATGTCATTGGCTGGAGCCTGGCGCGCCCAACCGCCTTTCTGCCCGCGCCCGTGGGCTTTGCCCGCGCCACGCCCGACTGA
- the purH gene encoding bifunctional phosphoribosylaminoimidazolecarboxamide formyltransferase/IMP cyclohydrolase, giving the protein MTTVPLRRALISVSDKTGLEAFATALAQRGVEVLSTGGTAKALRAAGLTVIDVAEVTGFPEMMDGRVKTLHPKVHGGLLALRDNPAHVAAMEEHGIGGIDLLVVNLYPFEETVAKGADYDTCIENIDIGGPAMIRAAAKNHAHVAVVVDTADYDAVLAALDDHDGSTPYALRQTLAQTAYARTAAYDAAVSGWMADAIGAETPRRRAVAGTLALPLRYGENPHQKAAFYTDGSARPGVATAVQHQGKDLSYNNINDTDAAFELVAEFNPADGPVCAIIKHANPCGVARGATMAEAYARAFDCDRTSAFGGIVALNQPLDAATAAKIVEIFTEVVIAPEASDEAKAIFAAKKNLRLLTTGGLPNPAAPARTIRQVSGGMLMQDKDTGRVDEEDLKPVTRRRPSAAEMSDMIFAWSVAKHVKSNAIVYVRDGATVGIGAGQMSRVDSSTIAALKAERMAKECGLPESLAKGSVVASDAFFPFADGLLAAAEAGATAVIQPGGSMRDAEVIAAADEAGLAMVFTGMRHFRH; this is encoded by the coding sequence ATGACAACCGTGCCCCTGCGCCGCGCGCTGATTTCCGTTTCCGACAAGACCGGGCTTGAGGCCTTTGCCACCGCGCTGGCACAGCGTGGCGTCGAGGTCCTGTCGACCGGCGGCACGGCCAAGGCCCTGCGCGCCGCCGGCCTGACCGTCATCGACGTGGCCGAGGTCACCGGCTTTCCGGAGATGATGGATGGCCGGGTCAAGACGCTGCACCCCAAGGTGCATGGCGGTCTTCTGGCCCTGCGCGACAATCCCGCCCATGTCGCGGCGATGGAGGAGCACGGCATCGGCGGCATCGACCTGCTGGTCGTCAACCTCTATCCGTTCGAGGAAACCGTGGCCAAGGGCGCCGACTACGACACCTGCATCGAAAATATCGATATCGGCGGCCCCGCGATGATCCGCGCCGCGGCCAAAAACCACGCCCATGTGGCCGTGGTGGTGGACACCGCCGATTACGACGCCGTTTTGGCCGCGCTGGATGACCACGATGGCAGCACGCCCTATGCCCTGCGCCAAACCCTTGCGCAGACGGCCTATGCCCGCACCGCCGCCTATGACGCCGCGGTCTCAGGCTGGATGGCCGATGCGATCGGGGCCGAGACCCCGCGCCGCCGGGCGGTGGCGGGCACGCTCGCCCTTCCCCTGCGCTATGGTGAAAACCCGCACCAAAAGGCCGCGTTCTACACCGATGGCAGCGCGCGCCCCGGCGTCGCCACCGCCGTGCAGCATCAGGGCAAGGACCTGTCCTACAACAACATCAACGACACCGATGCCGCGTTCGAACTGGTGGCCGAGTTCAACCCCGCCGATGGCCCCGTCTGCGCCATCATCAAGCATGCCAACCCCTGCGGCGTGGCGCGCGGCGCGACGATGGCCGAGGCCTATGCCCGCGCCTTCGATTGCGACCGCACCAGTGCGTTTGGCGGGATCGTGGCGCTGAACCAGCCGCTCGATGCCGCCACCGCCGCCAAGATCGTCGAGATCTTCACCGAGGTCGTGATCGCCCCCGAGGCCAGCGACGAGGCCAAGGCGATCTTTGCCGCCAAGAAGAACCTCCGCCTGCTGACCACCGGTGGCCTGCCCAACCCCGCAGCACCCGCGCGCACGATCCGGCAGGTCTCGGGCGGGATGCTGATGCAGGACAAGGATACCGGACGGGTCGACGAGGAAGACCTGAAACCCGTCACCAGGCGACGCCCCAGTGCGGCCGAGATGTCGGACATGATCTTTGCCTGGTCGGTCGCCAAGCACGTCAAATCCAACGCCATCGTCTATGTGCGTGACGGCGCGACCGTCGGCATCGGCGCGGGCCAGATGAGCCGCGTGGACAGCTCGACCATCGCCGCCCTCAAGGCCGAGCGCATGGCCAAGGAATGTGGCCTGCCCGAGAGCCTGGCCAAGGGCTCGGTCGTGGCGTCGGACGCATTCTTTCCCTTTGCCGATGGCCTGCTGGCCGCGGCCGAGGCGGGCGCGACGGCGGTCATCCAGCCCGGCGGTTCCATGCGCGACGCCGAGGTGATCGCCGCCGCCGACGAGGCCGGGCTTGCCATGGTCTTCACCGGAATGCGGCACTTCCGCCATTGA
- the lspA gene encoding signal peptidase II, translated as MRLLYISAVFWFVLDQASKYAVLHWAGLAERGIIEVFPPYLVFHLGYNTGINFGLFAGGPEATRYLLIGIALVISAWLLWWARNGMHRAISFLSAGAVIGGALANTMDRALQGAVIDFLNMSCCGIDNPFAFNVADIAIVGGAIGLLIFADTTKMTP; from the coding sequence ATGCGGCTACTCTATATTTCTGCGGTTTTCTGGTTCGTCCTGGATCAGGCCAGCAAATATGCCGTGCTTCATTGGGCCGGTCTGGCCGAGCGCGGCATCATCGAGGTGTTCCCCCCCTACCTCGTGTTTCATCTAGGCTATAACACCGGGATCAATTTCGGCCTCTTTGCCGGCGGCCCCGAGGCCACGCGTTATCTGCTGATCGGCATCGCGCTGGTCATCTCGGCCTGGTTGCTGTGGTGGGCCAGGAACGGGATGCATCGCGCGATCTCGTTTCTGTCAGCCGGCGCGGTGATCGGCGGGGCGCTGGCCAACACCATGGACCGCGCGTTGCAGGGGGCGGTGATCGATTTCCTGAACATGTCCTGTTGTGGCATCGACAACCCGTTTGCCTTCAACGTGGCCGATATCGCGATCGTGGGGGGCGCGATCGGCTTGCTCATCTTTGCCGATACCACAAAGATGACCCCGTGA
- a CDS encoding DUF3035 domain-containing protein has translation MTRLTSSAILGIALLALAACSDRTPTLMNLTNTEAGPDEFSVVPNEPLQIPGNLRELPTPAPGARNLADPDPEADAIAALGGNPARAARGSNTLMQHVGRFGISADIRPTLAAEDEEFRRRNDGRILERMFGSTVYFRAYRSMSLDRYAELERLRRAGVRTPTAPPAQ, from the coding sequence ATGACGCGTCTGACATCATCCGCGATTCTCGGGATTGCCCTGCTGGCCCTGGCGGCCTGCAGTGACAGGACCCCCACGCTGATGAACCTGACCAATACCGAGGCCGGGCCGGACGAGTTCTCGGTCGTGCCGAACGAGCCATTGCAGATCCCCGGCAACCTGCGCGAGCTGCCCACGCCCGCACCGGGTGCGCGGAACCTTGCCGATCCCGACCCCGAGGCGGACGCGATCGCGGCGCTTGGCGGCAACCCGGCGCGCGCGGCACGCGGCTCGAACACGCTGATGCAGCATGTGGGACGTTTTGGCATCAGTGCCGATATCCGGCCGACCCTTGCCGCCGAGGACGAGGAATTCCGCCGCCGCAACGATGGCCGCATCCTCGAACGGATGTTCGGCAGCACCGTGTATTTCCGCGCCTATCGCAGCATGTCGCTGGACCGCTACGCCGAGTTGGAGCGCCTGCGCCGTGCCGGTGTGCGCACCCCGACCGCGCCGCCCGCGCAGTAA
- a CDS encoding M16 family metallopeptidase, with translation MIPRLTGLFAALVLSATGPAHATQIDIEQVTSPGGIEAWLVEDHTNPFVAIEIWFSGGASLDAEGKRGATYLMTGLLEEGAGDMDATAFAQAAEGMAASFSFDVFRDDLTVSALMLTENRDAAADLLRAALVEPRFDEDAIERVRGQVLSIIEGNSRDPDDIAAATFNALAFGDHPYGTSLEGTEDSVSALTRADIVAAHRAVLTRDRVVVGAAGDITAEELGPLIDHLLGDLPETGAEMPAPSEWQAEGGVTVVDFPSPQSVAIFGHEGIARDDPDFFPAFVLNQILGGGGFQSRLMREVRVDRGLTYGIASFLSLADYGPRIAGQFSSSNDLVAEAIEVTRAQWADLAENGVTAEELEAAQRYLTGAYPLRFDGNGRIAGILASMQADDMPLDYIATRNDRVNAVTRDDIRRVAARVLRPEDLHFVVVGRPEGLETTQ, from the coding sequence ATGATTCCGCGCCTGACCGGACTGTTTGCCGCGCTGGTCCTCTCGGCCACGGGCCCGGCCCACGCCACCCAGATCGACATCGAACAGGTCACGTCGCCCGGCGGTATCGAGGCCTGGCTGGTCGAGGATCACACGAACCCGTTCGTGGCCATCGAAATCTGGTTCAGCGGCGGCGCCTCGCTGGATGCCGAGGGCAAGCGCGGCGCGACCTACCTGATGACCGGCCTGCTGGAAGAGGGGGCTGGCGACATGGACGCCACCGCCTTTGCCCAGGCGGCCGAAGGCATGGCGGCAAGCTTCAGCTTCGATGTGTTTCGCGACGATCTGACGGTCAGTGCGCTGATGCTGACCGAAAATCGCGATGCCGCCGCCGATTTGCTGCGCGCCGCCCTGGTCGAGCCGCGCTTTGACGAGGACGCCATCGAACGCGTCCGCGGTCAGGTCCTGTCGATCATCGAGGGCAATTCGCGCGACCCGGACGATATCGCCGCGGCAACCTTCAACGCGCTCGCCTTTGGTGATCACCCCTATGGCACGTCGCTGGAAGGAACCGAAGACAGCGTGTCGGCCCTGACCCGGGCGGATATCGTCGCCGCGCATCGCGCCGTTCTGACCCGCGACCGTGTCGTCGTGGGGGCCGCCGGCGACATCACCGCCGAGGAACTGGGTCCCCTGATCGACCACCTGTTGGGCGACCTTCCCGAAACCGGCGCCGAGATGCCCGCCCCCAGCGAATGGCAGGCCGAGGGCGGGGTCACGGTGGTCGATTTCCCTTCGCCGCAATCGGTTGCGATCTTTGGACATGAGGGCATCGCGCGTGACGATCCCGACTTTTTTCCCGCCTTTGTCCTGAACCAGATCCTTGGCGGTGGCGGGTTCCAGTCGCGCCTCATGCGCGAGGTGCGCGTGGACCGCGGCCTGACCTATGGCATCGCGTCCTTCCTGTCGCTGGCCGATTACGGGCCGCGCATTGCCGGCCAGTTCTCGTCGTCCAACGATCTGGTGGCCGAGGCCATCGAGGTGACGCGCGCCCAATGGGCCGATCTGGCCGAGAACGGCGTCACGGCCGAGGAACTGGAGGCCGCGCAGCGCTACCTGACCGGGGCCTACCCGTTGCGTTTCGACGGCAACGGGCGGATCGCGGGTATCCTCGCCTCGATGCAGGCCGATGACATGCCGCTCGACTATATCGCGACCCGCAACGACCGGGTGAATGCCGTCACGCGAGACGATATCCGCCGGGTCGCCGCTCGTGTTCTGCGCCCCGAGGACCTGCATTTCGTCGTCGTCGGACGCCCCGAGGGGTTGGAAACCACCCAATAG